The Candidatus Bathyarchaeia archaeon DNA segment GGGGGCAAAATCAGTGCTTTACCAAGACCTTTATCTGATCACCTTTGGACTGCCATTCAAAGATGAAAAATTTCCTGATTTCTTGTTTAACAGCTGCAAAAACCAGTAAAACAAGAAGAATGGATAGTAAAAGGCGTATCTAAAAATATGGCTATAGGCTAAACCACATTTTATTTCTAATGCAGCTAACGAAATACTTTCTTTCAAGTTCCAATCTTCAGATGGTCTATAATGCAAACAGTAAATATCATCTCCTATGATGACCCGGTAGCCTTTCTTCTTAATCCAATTCACAATATACGCATCTTCATAAGCATGTAATTTCTCTGGAATCTTAATGTCTTCTACAAGTTCGCGTCTAATGAGCGTGTCATGCATTCCTCCTCTGAGATTAAAGCAATCTCTCGCAACCAGCATAAGAGAATGTAGTAAAAATCTGTTTTTCACCATTTGTATGACATCAATGTTTAATCCCCAAACTGCACCAACATCCTCTGCAATACATTTTTCAGCCTTCGCAAACCAGTCTTTGCAGAGTATTACGTCACTGTCCGCAAACATGAACCATTCTGTCTCTACTTCTTTTATTCCCCTCTCTCTCGCTTTAGCCCTCGAACCATTTTCAGTTATGACCTTGACGTTCCCATATTTCTTATTCAATTCACTAATAATACTCAACGTGTTATCAGTTGAAAAACCGTCAACAACTATCAAACGTTTAACAGGGACGTTTTCATAAATTGACGCTAAGCATTTATTCAGTATATGTTCGCTGTTTTTTGTAAGCATTACAACATCTATCGGATCCATGAAGTTATCCTCGATTTTTACCAAGATTTGGATACTTAAGCCATTACATGTGTTTTAGATTATTTAAAAAGACCACGATTTATCTTTAACTCTTAGATTATGGCAAAAAGGCTTGTAGCAACATTTATCGCAGATTCATACAGCTTTAACCTTATATTCTTAAATAGCTTCTTGATTTTATTACTCGGTTGGCTATAATATAATGTACGGTGTGCATAACCAGTGATGACTTTAGAAAAAGCTACTAGTATCATGGTTCGTTCTCTAACACCTAACAGACCTTATCATGTGCAATGGATGATCACGAGAAAATGTAATTACCGCTGTAAAGGATGCAATGTCTGGCGAGAACAAGACAATAGAGAATTGCCGACTGAAAAAGTAAAAGCGGGATTAGATATTCTCCGCAAACTTGGCGTAATGGAAGTCGTGTTGTCCGGCGGAAACCCACTTTTACGAGAAGACATAGACGAAATCATAGAATACGCCTCCAAATTCTTCATCACAACAGTTTACGACAATGGGAGTATGGCTGCAAAAAAAATTGACGCCTTGCGACATGCTGACTTCGTCGCAATCTCAATTGATAGCCTACACCCAGAAAAAAACGACTATATTAGAGGCGTAAGAAATGCATGGAAAAATGCAGTGGAAGCCGTTGAAAAACTTCGGAAAGAAGGCATCTCCGTCAGCGTTTCCCCAACCATTTCACAATTTAATCTATACGAAATTTTAGATTTCACAAACTACTTTCTAAGTAGGGACATTCCAGTTTGGTATTGCTTGTACTCCTACGATTTTTCTAGTGACCCTGACCAAATTTTTAAGATAGGCAAGAAAAACGATGAATTCGCAATTGTTGACAACAAAGCGATGGTTGAGCTTTGCGATTCTCTTTTGGCGTTAAAGAAGAAAAACAGCAAAATTTTTATGACCTCTAAATTGCTGAGCTCTCTTAAGAATCTTTACTTGACGGGGAAAAGGACATGGAAGTGTCGTGCACTGCAGAACTTTTTTGTGATAGATCATCTTGGCAGAGTTGCCGGATGTCACTTGCATAACCCCGTGGCGTCTATATTTGACTTGCCCGATGCATGGAACAGTCCAAAATTTGAGAACTTACGGAGAATATACAGCAACTGCACTAGTTGTACTTATATGTGCTATATTTTCTATTCTATTCACGGAAGCGTTGCGGGTAACCTCCAAATTGTTAAAGAACAATGGAAAAACGCCAGTCACTTCTTAAAGAAAAGTAAAATTATGCCTCTAAATTTGGCAAAATAGCGATAATTTCAGTTATTTTCTTGAGAATTGCATGGTCCAATCCGAGCTTTTCTTCTTCTATGCTTTGTAAGGGAAGAAGTTTCTTTTTCGGTAGATACTGCATAATGATTACGTCATCCATTATTATTCTTGGTCCTGCATCTTTTGGCTTTATCAGTTCAAAAAGCGCAGGTAATAGCATTATGATTATGAAAGTTATAACTCCGGAAACCAATAGGATAAATGTGGTCGAAGTCTGATTCAGAATCATTGTTACCTCTAAAACTAGTCATCGCAATGTGTATTAAAATTTTTTCAAAGTTACTGACTACTTTTACTTGAATCCTTTGCCATGTCTGCTTTTAAGAAAATGCTTCGATGTCTTCTAGAAAACATTCTTTCCATAAGAGTCTCAATGCTTCAGAAACTTGCTTTTCTTTATCGTTGTCGTCCTCGATGTTGAAAATTTCCATGCTGATGATGTTGTTACATACGTTCAATTTAAAAGAGTTGTGGAACAGAATCAAGAGAAATGTGCGTATTACAGGTTTTTGTTTGCCTGTTTCTTTGAAAATGATTACTTTATGAGGTAACAATCGCCATTTCCTGTGTGGTTTGTTCTTTCCCAGTGATTAGTGTTTTTCTTGGTGATTTTTGATGTTAGCAAGTCGATGAAAGCTTTCGAGCATATGAGGGTGTTATACAGAAAAGTGAAAAGTAACAGCGGAATCAATCGGTTGGTCCTGGTTCTACCATCCAAATATACGCTGGCACCTACCTCAAAAAATGGTGCAAAATTTCCGACAAAACTGTAAAGTGTAATTGGTACAAGCGTCCATTGAACGCTAAATTCTTGGGAGCATTTAAAGAAGAAAAACGGAATCCCTATGATCCACGAAAGCAAAACCCAAACTGGCATGAAATAAATGTTCAACAAAAGCAAACCATCAATTTTCTCTCTAACTCTTAATTTATCGCTTCTCAACACGCTAAGCCAGTGCTTGAAAAAACACTGCATATGCCCTTTTGCCCATCTATATCTCTGCTTCCAGTAATCGCGCCAGTTTTCAACTGCTTCCTCATAACATTCAGCGTCATTCACATAGCAAACCTTATATCCTAAAAGATAAGCGCAAAAAGTCAAATCTGTGTCTTCAGCTAAGATTGATTCGTCCCACCCGCCTAAACGTTCCAAGAGACTATGGCGGAAACCACCTACTGTACCTCCAAATTGCGGTATTAGTCCAAGGCTTTGGCGAGCTTGTTGATCTATACGATATCCACCTATTCTTTCTAAAGCCACGAGTCTTGTTACCAGATTTTGAGGCTCGTTCAGCACTGTAACTCTGCCTTGCACTGCTCCAACTTTGGGGTCAGAGAAAACGCTTACGAGTTTTTCTATGATGTCTCTTTGTGGGTAATAGTCTGCGTCGAAGCAGAGTATAATTTCGTTTTTTGCATGTTTAAGCCCGGCATTGAGGGCTGAGGCTTTTCCGCGTCCTCCTTCATCTTTGTTTCGATGTATAACTTCAATGTAGCTGTAGACTTTTGTGTACTCATCCGCTATTCTTCCAGTTTTATCTGCTGAGGCATCATCAATAACTATTACTTGCATCTTATCTTTGGGATAAGTCAGTTCAGTTAATCTCTGAAGTAGCCTTCCAATCACCTTTTCTTCATTGCGTGCAGGAATTAGAATCGACACGCTAGGCTGGTACGTAACGCTTCCTATAGTAGTGGAGCTTCTAGGTTTTGAGTGTTTTTAAGAACTGCAAAGGTAAAAATATAGTGCCGAATAAGGTAAGTTATCGTTATAGCTGACAAAAGAAGAAATAAGGAGTCTATAATTGCGATTATCAAAGTTTAAACCTCTTGCTTGGAAGTACGTAGGAACGTCAAACTCATCGACCAAAATGAAACAATCCATAACGCATTCAAAAAAGGATTCAAAATGATGTATAGAACCTTAAGGAAATCACCAAAGTAAAAAGCGGAGACTGTAACGAATAAAAAGAAGATATAGTTCCAGACGAAACAAATGGCATTACCGATTGCAAGAATGCAAAATTTTCTTTTTAATGCTCCCGATAATGGAAAAATTAAGGAGCCAAAAAGAAAATTGAATATCGCCAAGGCGACAGCAGATTCGGTATTGATGTAGGAAAAAAAGAAAAGTAGACATGAAACTATTGTACTTGCTAAAATCCCGAAGATAACATGGTTTAGTCTCGATTTGCTTTCGTTCATCCTTATCACCTTTACACGGGCAAATTGGAAGTTATTTATAGAAAAATAATCTAGAAGATAATTCTAGAACCTTTTTAAAATTTGCGCAAAAACCCGCCGTCCAGAAGTAATCAGATAAAAACCTTTGCCTTTACCTATAAGAAAAATTGGACATCACAAGTTCTCGTTATTCTCCAATTGCCAGAGATTATCGATTACCATGCACAAGACTTCGAACACTTCATCTGCGTCCAAGTATTCAGTATCCAGAATTACATGGAAAGGACTGAAATCTTCTCCAAGTTTAAAACCATAAAGCTTTTTGTAAATAGCCTTTGTTCCTCTCTCTTTAATTCGCAAAGCCTTTAAAGCTTCTTTAACACTTATCTTGTCTCTTTTCGCTATTCTTTCCGCACGCTTTTCGGGAGAAGCCTCTAACCATATTTTAAAACCTTTTTTAGCAAGCCAAGGCATCGTCCAACTATCCAAAATCACATTTCCTTGTTTTGCTAGTTCTAAAAGTTTCTCGTCAACCGCCTTATCAAACTTCGAATTTTTTTCTCTTCTTTCTAAAAAGCGCAATCCCTCACGGCTTTCCCACCAACCGCGTTTCAAAATTCGATAACCTTCCTCTTCAGCAAGCATTTTTAGTGCATCTCCACCAGAATAATATTTTAACCCATACTTTTCAGCGAGTCTTCTTGCCAAAGTGCTTTTTCCACTTCCTGCCATTCCACTGATGCAAAGAACTATGG contains these protein-coding regions:
- a CDS encoding radical SAM protein, which produces MITRKCNYRCKGCNVWREQDNRELPTEKVKAGLDILRKLGVMEVVLSGGNPLLREDIDEIIEYASKFFITTVYDNGSMAAKKIDALRHADFVAISIDSLHPEKNDYIRGVRNAWKNAVEAVEKLRKEGISVSVSPTISQFNLYEILDFTNYFLSRDIPVWYCLYSYDFSSDPDQIFKIGKKNDEFAIVDNKAMVELCDSLLALKKKNSKIFMTSKLLSSLKNLYLTGKRTWKCRALQNFFVIDHLGRVAGCHLHNPVASIFDLPDAWNSPKFENLRRIYSNCTSCTYMCYIFYSIHGSVAGNLQIVKEQWKNASHFLKKSKIMPLNLAK
- a CDS encoding glycosyltransferase, encoding MSILIPARNEEKVIGRLLQRLTELTYPKDKMQVIVIDDASADKTGRIADEYTKVYSYIEVIHRNKDEGGRGKASALNAGLKHAKNEIILCFDADYYPQRDIIEKLVSVFSDPKVGAVQGRVTVLNEPQNLVTRLVALERIGGYRIDQQARQSLGLIPQFGGTVGGFRHSLLERLGGWDESILAEDTDLTFCAYLLGYKVCYVNDAECYEEAVENWRDYWKQRYRWAKGHMQCFFKHWLSVLRSDKLRVREKIDGLLLLNIYFMPVWVLLSWIIGIPFFFFKCSQEFSVQWTLVPITLYSFVGNFAPFFEVGASVYLDGRTRTNRLIPLLLFTFLYNTLICSKAFIDLLTSKITKKNTNHWERTNHTGNGDCYLIK
- a CDS encoding cytidylate kinase family protein, with the translated sequence MAANKKLEKKSGKSIVLCISGMAGSGKSTLARRLAEKYGLKYYSGGDALKMLAEEEGYRILKRGWWESREGLRFLERREKNSKFDKAVDEKLLELAKQGNVILDSWTMPWLAKKGFKIWLEASPEKRAERIAKRDKISVKEALKALRIKERGTKAIYKKLYGFKLGEDFSPFHVILDTEYLDADEVFEVLCMVIDNLWQLENNENL
- a CDS encoding glycosyltransferase family 2 protein; this encodes MDPIDVVMLTKNSEHILNKCLASIYENVPVKRLIVVDGFSTDNTLSIISELNKKYGNVKVITENGSRAKARERGIKEVETEWFMFADSDVILCKDWFAKAEKCIAEDVGAVWGLNIDVIQMVKNRFLLHSLMLVARDCFNLRGGMHDTLIRRELVEDIKIPEKLHAYEDAYIVNWIKKKGYRVIIGDDIYCLHYRPSEDWNLKESISLAALEIKCGLAYSHIFRYAFYYPFFLFYWFLQLLNKKSGNFSSLNGSPKVIR